TTCCGGCTCCATGCTAATCAAGCGCCGATCGATAAGAGCGGCTGATTGTCTTCCACCGGTCTGTTCGTACGCGGTAGAGATTCATGATCGCTGGGATCATCGTTTCTACAACAAAAGCAATGAGAAGTGCAGTTGCCCCGAGTGGCGTGACAAGACCAAGTGCAGCAATTGTTAATCCACCTCCGTACCGTCCAACAAGAGATGAAACAAATGGAAATCGACTGTCGCCAGCTCCACGGAGCGTCCCTGTTGCGGATCCATCGATCCCGAGAAAAACGACACTAATTGCAGCGGCAATAACAAATTGAGCCGTTAATTCGACACCTTCATCAACGAATATAGTTGCAATTGGTTCAGATAGTAAGATGACACCTCCGGCAACGACCACATACGTTAGAGCTGATAGACGAATAATTGACCATCCATAGATTTCTGCCTCTTGTTCATTATCGGCACCAAGTTGCTGACCAACAAGTGTACTGGCTGCAATTGAGAATCCCCATGAAAAGCTATCAGTAAATGCACGAACCCGCCGGGCAACCTCATACGCAGCAACGATTGTCGGACCAAATACCGATGCAATCCAGAGCAACGGAAATGCGACAAGCGTTTCTATGACTCGTCGGGCAACAAGCGGCGACGAAACCGACAGGAGATCACGAATAATGTTTTGATCAATCGTCAAGGCCTCTCGGTTGATTGCAACCGGACAAACACCTCTTGTTGGAATCGGTTGGCCTCCCAAGGCCCACAGAAACACAACAGCGACGAGAAAGGTTGCCGTTGTGGTACCAATAGCAGCTCCAACAACACCCATATCGAATCCAAAAATCAAGACGGCTGAAATAATGATGTTCGCAATCGCTCCAGTTACCCGAATGAGCATCGGCGTGAATGTATCACCAATACCAGCATAGGTTCGACTAGCCAGTAAATTCCAGAACTCAAAAAGAACGGCTGGTGCGACAAAGAGCAGATACAAGTAACCAAACTCCAAGATTTCTTGGGAATCTGGAGAGAAGAGTTGAATCAATGACTCAGGGATGATAGCAAACGCAGCAACGATCGGGACCGCTAGCATGGTCGCAATCAAAAATCCCTGTACAACGATACGTCTTGCTCGCATAGTCGATTCGCCTCCGTATGCCTGTGAAACAAGGGCAACCACTCCACCAGCAAATCCAATACCGATAAATTTAGCGAGATTCCAATACGCATTTGCAAATGCTAATCCAGCAACTGCTGAAGTCCCAATAGCAACGCCAATCATCGCAAGATCAACTGTACTCTTTGACATGATCGCAAAGCCCGTCATAATTCGGGGCCAAGCAAGATCAACAGTTTCTCGAAGCCGATGGCGTTCAATTACTCCAGCGCGTTCAAGTGCTGCTCCAATCACTACTACCAATTCGCTGTATGTGGTCACGGCTATTTTGTCCTTGGATATTGTTGAGCAACGTAGCGAAACACGAGCGTAATACCTCAATAAATTATAATTTTATATACATGGCAAGTAGATAATTATACCAAGAAATAGTACCGTTGGTTCTTCCAAGTTTGCTGTTAATCATCAAGTTTATCGTTATCTGAACATACATAACAAATAGATTATATAATGGTCAAAAATACATCAGCAAGTATTTGTATTTATTTGATTAATAGTAACGATTAAAAAAAAGATGAGTGAGATGCAGTTATTGATTGGGGCGTTTCACGTGGGGCCATTATTACTTAGTTTAGCCTTGGGAATCTACATCTGGCGGCATTTCAAGGGTAAGCCAATCGGGCAGACGTTTTCGTTATTCATGTTCGCATTATCAGTCTGGGTAATCGGAACGTTCCTGCGAACGTTTACCACAAGCCCAGAAGTATACCTTTTTCTTTCATCTGTAAAACATATTGGAACCGGATTAGCTCCGGTATTATTCACTGTATTTGCCATATATTTTGCCGGTAGGTCAGATGTAGTTACACCAACGCTCGTACTTGGACTGCTGGTTGTCCCGGCGCTATCTGTTATTATGATTCTTACATCACAAACATATGGGCTATTTTACCAGAGTATTTCAACGGTCGGTCTTAATGGTGAGACTGTTCTACAGACAGCATCTGGGATTTGGTACTGGGTGCATGGAATATACGGCTGGACATTACTTGCCGTGGGTTCGACGATTATTATTTACACAGGGCTACAGCTTGGAACTGAGTATCGGGCCCAAGCTTCGTTAATCACGGCTGGCATTATGGTCGCTTGGATAGTCAACCTCGGGTATGTTATTTTTGAATGGCCCCACCCGACTGTAGATCCGACACCAATTGGGTTTGCATTTACGGGACTAGTTATCGCTGTTGGGATCTTCTCTCGTGATCTTTTTGCTGTAGC
This portion of the Salinarchaeum sp. IM2453 genome encodes:
- a CDS encoding MATE family efflux transporter, which encodes MTTYSELVVVIGAALERAGVIERHRLRETVDLAWPRIMTGFAIMSKSTVDLAMIGVAIGTSAVAGLAFANAYWNLAKFIGIGFAGGVVALVSQAYGGESTMRARRIVVQGFLIATMLAVPIVAAFAIIPESLIQLFSPDSQEILEFGYLYLLFVAPAVLFEFWNLLASRTYAGIGDTFTPMLIRVTGAIANIIISAVLIFGFDMGVVGAAIGTTTATFLVAVVFLWALGGQPIPTRGVCPVAINREALTIDQNIIRDLLSVSSPLVARRVIETLVAFPLLWIASVFGPTIVAAYEVARRVRAFTDSFSWGFSIAASTLVGQQLGADNEQEAEIYGWSIIRLSALTYVVVAGGVILLSEPIATIFVDEGVELTAQFVIAAAISVVFLGIDGSATGTLRGAGDSRFPFVSSLVGRYGGGLTIAALGLVTPLGATALLIAFVVETMIPAIMNLYRVRTDRWKTISRSYRSALD